From the Candidatus Krumholzibacteriota bacterium genome, one window contains:
- a CDS encoding glycosyltransferase family 4 protein: MRICFFLPIFPPIYGGGAIQAIKLAKELRKKGIDIFFVALTNESSKKGTGIFEGFEVFYIYIKNLTTYIEGHTPKFDKFSLIIKIFATFIRFRKRYSVIHIQGMSYPFTLLSLLAKLLRKKTIVKVTMLQETNFRNCGRIFGMISKYSAIRLNKIVTISSMIQERLINDGFDKSKIIFIPNGVDIQKFTPLPPDQKEVLKTQMGIVEKTVITYVGGIIYRKGVDQLISIWATIAERFPETYLILVGPRSEEEGVAGENFCYKEIQKDINKHGMGNIIHFTGRVNNVTKYLQISDLFVFPSTMEGMPNAILETMACGVPAVAYHVSGTDDIITNGENGRIIEIGDKLAFQKAVIELLQDKKTRKYYSLQARKGIVEKFSLDYVSDQYIKIYNSLTENRFVY, translated from the coding sequence ATGAGAATATGCTTTTTCCTTCCAATCTTTCCTCCAATCTACGGCGGCGGAGCAATCCAAGCAATAAAACTTGCCAAAGAACTTAGGAAAAAAGGGATTGACATCTTTTTTGTGGCTCTGACCAACGAGTCATCAAAAAAGGGTACCGGCATTTTCGAAGGGTTTGAAGTTTTCTATATATACATCAAAAATCTAACAACGTACATTGAAGGACACACTCCAAAGTTTGACAAATTTTCTCTTATCATTAAGATTTTCGCAACATTTATAAGATTCAGAAAAAGGTATTCAGTAATCCACATTCAGGGAATGTCCTACCCATTCACGTTATTAAGTCTATTGGCAAAACTATTAAGAAAAAAAACAATCGTCAAGGTTACTATGTTGCAGGAAACAAACTTCAGAAACTGCGGCAGAATATTCGGAATGATAAGCAAATACAGCGCGATAAGATTAAATAAAATTGTCACAATAAGTAGTATGATCCAGGAAAGACTTATTAACGACGGTTTCGATAAATCAAAAATAATATTCATTCCTAATGGCGTCGATATCCAAAAATTCACCCCCCTGCCCCCGGATCAAAAAGAAGTACTAAAAACCCAAATGGGCATAGTGGAAAAAACCGTAATCACTTACGTCGGAGGAATTATTTACAGAAAGGGAGTTGATCAACTGATATCTATATGGGCCACAATTGCCGAAAGATTCCCAGAGACTTACCTGATCCTTGTCGGCCCCAGATCCGAGGAAGAAGGAGTTGCTGGAGAAAACTTCTGTTATAAAGAAATACAGAAGGATATCAATAAACATGGAATGGGAAATATCATACATTTTACGGGAAGGGTGAACAATGTAACAAAATATCTTCAAATATCGGATCTTTTCGTCTTTCCTTCAACAATGGAGGGAATGCCGAATGCCATACTGGAAACGATGGCTTGTGGAGTACCTGCCGTAGCCTACCATGTCAGCGGAACAGATGATATTATTACAAACGGGGAGAATGGACGTATAATTGAAATTGGAGATAAATTGGCCTTCCAAAAAGCTGTCATCGAACTTTTACAGGATAAAAAGACAAGAAAATATTATTCCCTGCAAGCCAGAAAAGGAATCGTTGAAAAATTCTCATTAGATTATGTATCCGATCAATACATAAAAATATATAATTCCCTTACGGAAAATAGATTCGTATATTAA
- a CDS encoding O-antigen ligase family protein — translation MSILFIAVFYTESRGGYLAVLAVLGSFALKRWGMKKGLITGAVLIIIAFALAPSRMAEMSPYGQSASGRIYAWMEGLVILKSHPVLGIGMNKFTQYSSRAAHSAFIKCLAELGLVGFFVWIALIYTSFKDLIRIEKTSTDTNLILYSRITQVSLIGFLTSAFFLSQTYSPILYILFGITALLSLQLHTKYEITLPFITNRDLIIILFLEVVTIIIYKIYMMLF, via the coding sequence TTGAGCATATTATTTATAGCTGTTTTCTATACGGAGTCACGGGGAGGATACCTGGCAGTTTTGGCAGTATTGGGCAGCTTTGCTCTCAAGAGATGGGGTATGAAGAAGGGATTAATTACCGGTGCTGTTCTTATTATTATAGCTTTTGCTCTGGCACCGAGCCGAATGGCTGAAATGTCCCCCTACGGACAATCCGCGAGCGGACGGATCTACGCGTGGATGGAGGGGCTTGTAATCCTAAAATCTCATCCTGTTCTTGGCATAGGTATGAATAAATTCACACAATACTCTTCCAGAGCAGCTCACAGCGCTTTCATTAAATGCCTCGCAGAACTTGGACTTGTTGGTTTCTTTGTCTGGATAGCATTGATCTACACAAGCTTCAAAGATCTTATCAGAATCGAGAAAACATCAACCGATACAAATCTGATATTATATTCCAGGATCACACAAGTATCTTTAATTGGGTTTCTTACATCTGCTTTCTTTCTTTCACAGACCTACAGCCCAATCCTATACATATTGTTTGGAATAACCGCGTTGCTTTCCTTGCAATTACACACGAAATATGAAATAACACTTCCCTTCATAACAAATAGAGATCTTATTATCATTTTATTTCTTGAAGTAGTGACAATAATTATTTATAAAATTTACATGATGCTCTTTTAA
- a CDS encoding glycosyltransferase family 2 protein translates to MALFLFWSAAVFIVYTYLIYPALIILFSKFRRVSALENTNTSDLPSISMIIVVYNEEEKITRKLNNCFELDYPSELLEICVLSDGSTDRTNEILRGRKDILFIEEKDQRGKPRQLNKAVSAVNGELVVFSDVRQKYSTDALRKLARNFASEDIGAVSGELHLSDTAISTGKNIGLYWEYEKMIRRAEAVIDSTLGVTGAIYAIRRDLFEPVSEDTILDDIEIPLQIFKKGYRVIFESEAVAQDISSSKMKEEWRRKVRTLAGNFQLFSRNKWLFNPFKNRIFIQTISHKFFRLLVPYAMLAVLITSAVSGGIFYSSLFIIQLIFYTSAVAACYFSALRQNRFINIIFVFTSLNWAAVVGLYKFASGRIDVRWKR, encoded by the coding sequence ATGGCTCTGTTTCTTTTCTGGTCAGCGGCAGTTTTTATTGTTTATACCTATCTTATATATCCGGCCCTGATAATCCTTTTCAGCAAATTCAGACGGGTTTCTGCCCTCGAAAATACAAACACATCCGATTTGCCTTCTATTAGTATGATCATAGTTGTCTACAATGAAGAGGAAAAAATAACCCGGAAACTGAATAACTGTTTTGAGCTTGATTATCCTTCCGAACTTCTTGAAATATGCGTCTTATCGGACGGTTCTACAGACCGGACGAACGAAATACTGCGCGGGCGAAAGGATATACTCTTCATCGAGGAAAAGGATCAAAGAGGCAAACCAAGACAATTAAACAAAGCTGTAAGCGCTGTAAACGGGGAATTAGTGGTCTTCTCGGATGTCCGGCAGAAATACAGCACTGACGCACTTCGTAAACTCGCCCGGAATTTCGCCTCAGAGGATATAGGCGCTGTAAGCGGCGAGCTGCATTTAAGCGATACCGCTATCAGTACAGGTAAAAACATCGGGCTCTACTGGGAATATGAAAAGATGATCAGAAGAGCGGAAGCCGTTATAGACTCCACCCTGGGCGTTACAGGCGCCATATACGCTATAAGACGGGATCTCTTCGAGCCGGTCAGCGAAGATACTATTCTCGACGATATCGAAATACCCCTTCAGATTTTCAAAAAGGGCTACCGCGTTATTTTCGAATCTGAAGCCGTAGCCCAGGATATTTCTTCTTCAAAGATGAAAGAAGAATGGCGGAGAAAAGTCCGCACCCTCGCGGGCAACTTCCAGCTTTTCAGTCGTAATAAATGGTTGTTTAACCCCTTTAAAAACAGGATCTTCATTCAGACTATCTCGCACAAGTTCTTCCGCCTCCTTGTCCCCTATGCTATGCTTGCCGTTCTGATCACCTCAGCGGTTTCAGGCGGAATATTTTATAGCTCTCTGTTTATTATCCAATTAATATTCTATACTTCAGCAGTAGCTGCCTGTTATTTTAGCGCTCTGAGGCAAAACAGATTTATTAATATTATATTCGTATTCACTTCTCTGAACTGGGCGGCTGTGGTAGGGTTGTATAAATTCGCGTCAGGGCGAATAGATGTGAGGTGGAAGAGATAA
- a CDS encoding PorV/PorQ family protein yields MRLARKNIMYITALIIVMISFLSAPSLSADGAGTTGASYLTLPVSPKSIAMGEAGVAVVNPFALFYNPALLSAYDGEGIAISHSEWIFDDRYENLSGYTRVNDKFVLGAGLTFLYRPEIQGFDGSGVSTEGFTSNNYQAVAGFQYSPAPSISTGLNFKYFREKLGDWSAAGMAVDIGLLYRMEEHGFSAGFAVQNIGPDIKFDSINEPIPLTIRAGGSQSFKMDKDNVIITFAADAVIPRYEDIYISTGTEIDLYSMLKIRAGYCGQESRPGNGFSMGGGFNVRDYITLNYAFSPYGNLGSFHRISMHFSR; encoded by the coding sequence ATGAGACTTGCAAGAAAAAACATCATGTATATTACGGCATTAATAATCGTTATGATAAGTTTCCTTTCCGCTCCCAGCTTAAGCGCCGACGGTGCCGGAACAACCGGAGCGTCATATCTCACTTTGCCGGTCAGCCCCAAATCGATAGCTATGGGAGAGGCGGGAGTAGCAGTAGTCAACCCATTCGCCTTATTTTACAATCCCGCTCTTCTAAGCGCTTATGATGGGGAGGGAATAGCAATATCACATTCCGAATGGATATTCGACGACCGCTACGAAAACCTGTCCGGATACACGCGCGTCAATGACAAATTTGTTCTGGGGGCTGGATTAACATTCCTGTACCGCCCCGAAATACAGGGATTTGATGGGTCAGGCGTCTCCACAGAGGGATTTACAAGCAACAATTACCAGGCGGTAGCAGGGTTCCAGTATTCTCCGGCGCCATCGATATCCACCGGATTAAATTTTAAATATTTCAGAGAAAAACTTGGGGACTGGAGCGCGGCGGGGATGGCTGTTGACATTGGATTATTATACAGAATGGAAGAACACGGATTTTCCGCCGGTTTTGCTGTTCAGAATATTGGCCCGGATATAAAGTTCGATTCAATTAATGAACCTATACCATTAACGATTCGCGCGGGCGGGAGCCAGTCATTCAAAATGGATAAAGACAATGTTATTATTACATTCGCCGCCGACGCAGTAATTCCCAGATACGAAGACATTTACATAAGCACGGGAACTGAAATCGATCTTTACAGCATGTTAAAAATCAGAGCCGGATACTGCGGCCAGGAATCCAGGCCGGGAAACGGTTTTTCGATGGGGGGAGGATTTAACGTAAGAGATTATATTACGCTTAATTATGCTTTCAGTCCTTACGGAAATCTGGGCTCTTTTCACAGAATTTCAATGCACTTCAGCAGGTAA
- a CDS encoding FlgD immunoglobulin-like domain containing protein — MEKTTAGICTFLLLIVLSINVSSQETADYLVNWEPNPEPDITGYVIYRSLDRGAGFTAIDSVDNNTFEYLDEGLEKGTRYYYRLIAKNTSGERSGFSNPVSGMTIPADAAPSLSDSCKITGKSQTSLSSFRINWETPVATTGFIQYDSDAVLDSMSSFDETDWTTSHSNQLENLVVRKTYYARAAAYDQYDNLTISARDTLTVAEEVPAPVSSPQLNIYPVPYSPFKGVSMTMNGLPSNGAVRIFNSNGMEIHKETIPAGGEINWDGTNHNGSKVMSGVYYVIVEDSGGEVTEKRPVMIVN; from the coding sequence ATGGAAAAAACAACAGCTGGTATATGCACCTTTCTACTTCTCATAGTTCTATCGATTAATGTTTCATCGCAGGAAACAGCTGATTATCTGGTTAACTGGGAGCCAAATCCCGAGCCGGATATCACAGGTTATGTAATATACCGATCTCTGGACCGGGGAGCCGGTTTTACTGCTATAGACAGTGTGGACAACAATACCTTCGAATATTTAGATGAAGGGCTTGAGAAAGGAACGAGGTACTATTACAGGTTAATCGCCAAGAACACGAGCGGAGAAAGAAGCGGTTTTTCTAATCCTGTCTCTGGAATGACTATTCCGGCAGACGCGGCCCCGTCACTCAGCGACAGCTGCAAAATAACCGGCAAATCACAAACAAGCTTGAGTAGTTTTAGAATCAACTGGGAAACGCCGGTAGCTACAACCGGGTTCATTCAGTATGATTCGGATGCCGTCCTTGACTCTATGAGCAGCTTCGATGAAACCGATTGGACCACTTCCCACTCTAATCAGCTGGAAAATCTTGTAGTCCGGAAAACTTATTACGCCAGAGCCGCGGCATATGATCAATACGACAACCTCACAATCTCAGCTCGGGACACCCTTACCGTGGCTGAAGAAGTCCCCGCTCCAGTATCATCCCCCCAGCTGAATATCTATCCGGTTCCCTATAGTCCTTTTAAAGGAGTCAGCATGACTATGAATGGCCTTCCGTCAAACGGAGCCGTCCGGATATTCAACTCCAACGGCATGGAGATTCACAAAGAAACTATCCCCGCTGGAGGAGAAATTAACTGGGATGGCACAAATCATAATGGCAGTAAGGTAATGAGCGGAGTCTACTACGTAATAGTCGAAGATTCCGGAGGAGAAGTAACGGAAAAAAGACCGGTAATGATCGTAAACTAA
- a CDS encoding glycosyltransferase, translating to MESFSENQKSILFITYHFPPDSEIGGKRTARLAKFFREKGWNVGVLTVKERYYEIRDDSFTVDDIVVYRTYMFKNVRFLYLNIKKWFKKKLKNQSYTNRDIHYREVDGKNDIGAEKTFSLRLFSRLKRYILSLVWLPDDHQGWVPFALFKCLSIIDRYDIVYSSSPPKSVPLIPLFATYFPMKFIWVSEFRDPWDVSQKPKQFRSKFTNYLENKWEYEFFKRSSMVIAVTEAMEKNFSEKFPYYSEKIKTFYNGFDEDEFKHIDSGDKREDDGKLVLTYAGHFSYGRNPRSLMEALSELIRENALQRNKVEIRLIGDLYVEGESIKNMADEFHLSDVVKCMGYVAFNECLKQMSKSDIFLLFNIEQPLQVPAKFFEYIALGKSILSISTGGITDRLIERTGTGISVKPEDIPGIKDAIMKLASMTTKVVKEEVRKFDIKVIFEELENELSSIIEM from the coding sequence ATGGAATCCTTCTCCGAGAACCAAAAAAGCATCCTTTTTATAACATATCATTTTCCTCCTGATTCTGAGATAGGGGGAAAGAGAACCGCGCGCCTTGCAAAATTCTTTAGGGAAAAGGGATGGAATGTTGGGGTTTTAACTGTCAAAGAACGTTATTACGAAATAAGGGATGATTCCTTTACTGTCGATGATATTGTTGTATACAGAACTTATATGTTCAAAAATGTCAGGTTTCTGTATCTTAATATTAAGAAATGGTTTAAAAAAAAGTTAAAGAATCAAAGCTACACTAATCGTGATATTCATTACAGGGAGGTAGACGGAAAAAATGACATTGGTGCTGAAAAAACCTTTTCCCTGAGATTGTTTTCCAGACTGAAGCGATATATTTTATCGCTGGTTTGGTTGCCCGATGATCATCAGGGATGGGTGCCATTTGCGCTGTTCAAATGCCTGAGTATTATTGACAGGTACGATATTGTGTATTCCAGTAGTCCTCCCAAATCGGTTCCATTAATTCCTCTCTTTGCAACCTATTTTCCGATGAAGTTTATTTGGGTCAGTGAATTCAGAGATCCATGGGATGTAAGTCAAAAGCCAAAGCAGTTTCGAAGCAAATTTACTAATTACCTTGAGAATAAATGGGAATATGAGTTTTTCAAAAGAAGTTCAATGGTTATCGCAGTTACAGAGGCTATGGAAAAGAACTTTTCAGAAAAATTTCCTTATTATTCTGAAAAGATCAAGACCTTTTATAATGGGTTTGATGAAGATGAGTTTAAGCATATTGACAGCGGGGATAAGCGGGAAGATGACGGCAAACTGGTTTTAACTTATGCTGGACATTTTTCCTATGGCAGGAATCCGAGATCTTTGATGGAAGCACTATCTGAATTGATCCGTGAAAATGCTCTACAGCGCAATAAAGTTGAGATTAGATTAATAGGTGATTTGTATGTAGAAGGAGAATCGATCAAAAATATGGCGGATGAGTTTCATCTCAGTGATGTCGTAAAGTGCATGGGTTATGTAGCTTTCAATGAATGTTTGAAACAGATGAGTAAGTCGGATATATTTCTTTTATTTAATATCGAACAGCCGCTACAGGTACCAGCTAAATTCTTCGAATATATTGCATTGGGGAAGAGCATACTGTCAATTTCGACCGGTGGAATAACCGATCGGCTGATTGAAAGAACTGGAACGGGTATTAGTGTCAAGCCGGAGGATATTCCGGGAATAAAGGATGCGATTATGAAATTGGCTTCAATGACTACTAAAGTTGTTAAAGAAGAAGTAAGGAAATTTGATATTAAAGTGATATTTGAAGAACTAGAAAATGAATTGAGTTCTATTATCGAAATGTAA